A window from Podospora bellae-mahoneyi strain CBS 112042 chromosome 1 map unlocalized CBS112042p_1.3, whole genome shotgun sequence encodes these proteins:
- the SLX4_2 gene encoding 5'-flap endonuclease (EggNog:ENOG503Q4XE; COG:L), with the protein MARDEYLVVISSSPEFPSLCDLVPTTKLTTLRSGKNAATIPGDASTTFTSAATMWRAAQDPDAEDVSGPEAGIPMPALKDTALDKSKPKSKPRAPTKTRTKKDPPLLVADDSVILLKSSGVDVSVSKKRAKQPKSVQETTQTTIAKGKVTKSATKEKVTKKKVETVSRHFAKEPSTSKPPTTNSTDAVVPVEEDGPVILEPALQRRFDWTPPRESLPRQLIPVADSPVERSTWSVESPEANVFKALHDKFGRTSDDVQSVGPGSGTSSLDVLGKRKLIEMVQTAAASISNINANGKALAESPVKSKAVKKKPRTITELATAAYRKQEEPSKQDSLLGYLDTSDVQTGSSSTVLRGKGKLGNKPAKPRPSKKKPEPKKPILLSPESALRQVAQQDFVFGTSSQLAIEDDPDLLRALHEAMKLSNDTTDDPLQFPAR; encoded by the coding sequence ATGGCGCGCGACGAGTATCTGGTCGTCatatcttcttctcccgaATTTCCCTCACTTTGCGACCTTGTCCCGACGACTAAGCTGACGACACTCCGCAGCGGCAAGAATGCTGCTACGATCCCCGGTGATGCGTCAACAACGTTTACGAGCGCTGCGACGATGTGGCGGGCAGCCCAAGATCCAGACGCAGAGGACGTTTCAGGCCCGGAGGCTGGGATTCCAATGCCAGCTCTGAAAGATACTGCGCTCGACAAGTCGAAACCAAAGTCCAAACCCCGAGCGCCCACGAAAACAAGGACAAAGAAAGACCCTCCGCTTCTAGTGGCGGATGACAGTGTAATTCTTTTGAAATCCTCGGGGGTTGATGTCTCGGTCTCGAAGAAAAGGGCGAAACAACCAAAGTCGGTTCAGGAgacaacacaaacaacaatTGCTAAAGGCAAGGTGACCAAGTCAGCCACCAAGGAGAAGGTCACGAAAAAGAAAGTGGAGACAGTCAGCAGGCATTTTGCAAAGGAACCGTCAACATCGAAACCTCCAACGACAAACTCAACAGATGCTGTGGTACCAGTAGAAGAGGACGGACCGGTGATTCTGGAGCCAGCTCTGCAAAGGAGATTCGATTGGACCCCGCCACGCGAAAGCCTACCCCGACAATTAATACCTGTGGCTGATTCACCGGTGGAAAGATCAACATGGTCAGTGGAATCGCCAGAAGCCAATGTCTTCAAGGCTCTTCATGATAAGTTCGGTCGGACGTCTGATGATGTGCAATCAGTTGGCCCCGGTTCAGGGACAAGTTCACTGGATGTGTTGGGCAAGAGAAAGCTCATCGAGATGGTGCAGACGGCTGCCGCGagcatctccaacatcaatgCGAATGGCAAAGCCCTTGCAGAATCCCCAGTCAAGTCaaaggctgtcaagaagaagccacGCACGATCACGGAGCTGGCTACTGCAGCCTACAGAAAACAGGAAGAGCCGTCTAAGCAAGATTCGCTCCTCGGCTACCTCGACACGTCAGATGTGCAGACTGGGTCATCAAGCACGGTGTTGAGAGGTAAAGGGAAGCTTGGGAATAAACCTGCAAAGCCAAGACCATCTAAGAAGAAGCCTGAGCCCAAAAAGCCCATCTTGCTGTCCCCAGAGAGTGCCTTGAGACAGGTGGCCCAACAGGATTTCGTGTTTGGAACTTCAAGTCAACTTGCGATAGAGGATGACCCCGATTTGCTGCGTGCGCTTCACGAGGCGATGAAGTTGTCAAACGACACGACAGATGACCCTTTGCAATTCCCAGCCCGGTGA
- the SLX4_3 gene encoding 5'-flap endonuclease (EggNog:ENOG503Q4XE; COG:L) — protein sequence MTEQSLPPPPTKAPEPMREASPPTPGADEQRHTGNSIFDTTDSSAGTGSEAHAPPKFHIANAVVEQIPEPNDADWDDYIDFDLPPSNQEHHEFLLTQLSSPQLAHSPITPNLQPASPSSKPTADPFIRLQSGPMAPSRPKYELFTDAQLARDISKFGFKPVKKRSAKIALLDQCWASRVQSATGGAATSVRTISTTTSQAASKPSKAAATISPRGRPRKNSGTAAPSADYSSLKVPELKKLLQERSLKQSGNKPDLIARLQDYDMQRKTSAGLASPRGRPRKETGSSPKRTKPREKSPARRATSPRCSRSPATTPRRSKPQGRDGVIEIPDSDADSDLDDPILSSPPSAARRARPADEDMFSSPW from the coding sequence ATGACGGAGCAGTctttgccaccaccgccgaccaAGGCGCCAGAGCCCATGAGGgaagcatcaccaccaacgccggGGGCGGATGAACAAAGACATACTGGCAATAGTATATTTGACACCACCGATTCATCTGCAGGGACCGGGTCAGAAGCGCATGCTCCGCCAAAGTTCCATATCGCCAACGCCGTGGTCGAACAAATTCCCGAGCCGAATGACGCAGATTGGGATGACTATATTGACTTTGACCTTCCACCATCCAACCAAGAGCATCACGAATTCTTGTTGACACAGTTGAGCAGCCCACAGCTCGCGCATTCGCCCATCACTCCAAATCTACAACCAGCATCCCCATCCAGTAAACCCACCGCCGACCCGTTTATTCGGTTGCAATCCGGGCCTATGGCTCCATCTAGACCAAAGTATGAGCTCTTCACCGATGCCCAGCTAGCACGAGATATCTCCAAGTTTGGGTTCAAACCTGTAAAGAAACGTTCAGCCAAGATTGCGCTTCTTGACCAGTGTTGGGCAAGCAGGGTCCAGTCAGCCACAGGAGGCGCGGCTACCAGTGTGCGGaccatatccaccaccacctcccaagctGCCTCCAAACCGAGCAAGGCTGCTGCGACGATCAGTCCACGAGGTCGACCAAGGAAGAATTCGGGCACGGCAGCACCATCAGCTGATTACAGTAGTCTGAAGGTCCcggagctgaagaagctgtTACAGGAGCGTAGCCTCAAGCAGTCAGGGAATAAGCCAGACCTCATCGCCCGTCTTCAAGATTATGATATGCAGAGGAAGACATCTGCCGGTCTCGCATCTCCACGGGGAAGGCCACGCAAAGAGACGGGAAGCTCCCCGAAAAGAACCAAGCCCCGTGAAAAATCTCCTGCAAGACGAGCTACCTCTCCAAGGTGTAGTAGATCGCCTGCAACAACGCCACGTCGAAGTAAACCACAAGGCAGGGATGGAGTGATTGAGATTCCCGACTCGGATGCCGACTCTGATCTAGATGATCCCATACTCTCGTCCCCGCCTTCAGCTGCAAGACGTGCTCGACCAGCAGATGAAGACATGTTTTCTTCTCCCTGGTAG
- the SLX4_4 gene encoding 5'-flap endonuclease (EggNog:ENOG503Q4XE; COG:L) — translation MSSLHFVVISRSSGFAHSFRLSNATRSLSLTTVHSVLHASKRSFVTTSRNQDQGPLFEKAKIMDPKLYTKSAAPSSTKWPAPSPSASILVISPTNKVLLLKRVKTASSFASAHVFPGGNVDEFHDGVTAKDEHLDNIVYRNAAIRETFEETGILLSKSPVEVSDEVRDKGRKDVYNRQITFGDWVKNHGGVADTDRLLIPFTRWITPPPAKKRFTTQMYLYFLPVSSANSFSEKPSKIHTPTPEGEQEKEHTSAEWEYPLTWLSKAQSGEIMLYPPQFYLLNLLSPFLNNSNTDYATQRKGVRQFLEKVPTSSGEYDSFDGKLKPKVSNTHLIGWKDKVISPSVIFAPGQLYRDETVLSLESPGPELGAQKGNTRGGREGGGC, via the exons ATGAGCTCTTTGCATTTTGTCGTCATATCCAGGAGTTCTGGCTTTGCTCACTCATTCCGGCTCTCTAACGCGACGCGCTCACTCTCACTTACAACCGTCCACTCGGTGCTCCACGCCAGCAAGAGAAGTTTCGTCACAACGTCGAGAAATCAGGACCAAGGGCCCCTTTTtgaaaaagcaaaaataATGGACCCCAAACTGTACACCAAGTCAGCTGCACCGTCGTCGACCAAGTGGCCTGCGCCCAGTCCCAGTGCCAGCATCCTGGTCATCTCGCCCACCAACAAAGTAttgctgttgaagagagTCAAGACGGCCTCTTCTTTTGCGTCCGCGCATGTGTTTCCTGGTGGCAACGTGGATGAGTTTCATGATGGGGTGACGGCCAAGGATGAGCACCTGGACAATATCGTCTATCGAAATGCTGCCATCCGTGAGACTTTTGAAGAGACGGGTATTTTGTTGAGTAAAAGCCCTGTTGAAGTCAGTGATGAAGTGAGGGACAAGGGACGAAAGGATGTCTACAACAGACAGATCACTTTTGGGGATTGGGTCAAGAACCATGGTGGTGTGGCGGACACAG ATAGactcctcatccccttcaccaGATGGAtcaccccacccccagccaaaAAGCGCTTCACAACCCAAATGTATCTCTACTTCCTCCCGGTATCCTCCGCCAACTCGTTCTCCGAAAAGCCCAGCAAGATCCACACCCCTACCCCAGAAGGCGAGCAGGAAAAGGAGCACACCTCTGCGGAGTGGGAGTACCCCCTCACCTGGCTGTCCAAGGCCCAAAGCGGGGAGATTATGCTTTACCCACCGCAATTCTACCTCTTGaatctcctctccccctttttgAACAACTCCAATACGGATTATGCCACGCAgcggaagggggtgaggcaATTTCTGGAAAAGGTGCCGACTTCAAGCGGGGAGTACGACTCGTTTGATGGAAAGCTCAAGCCCAAGGTGTCGAATACCCATCTGATTGGCTGGAAGGACAAGGTTATCTCGCCTAGTGTGATATTTGCGCCGGGGCAGCTGTACAGGGACGAGACCGTGTTGAGTTTGGAGTCGCCTGGTCCTGAGCTTGGGGCTCAAAAGGGGAACACGAGGGGGGGgcgagagggtggtggttgttga